The following coding sequences are from one uncultured Desulfobacter sp. window:
- a CDS encoding molybdopterin cofactor-binding domain-containing protein translates to MKKINLTINGCERQVVADENLVLLDLLREQLHLTGTKQSCDRKGQCGACTVIVNKKAVLSCLTRVDKLDGASVISIEGLGTPDNPHLIQHAFVLTGAIQCGFCTPGMIMAAKALLDTNLNPTVEEIKHALRRNICRCTGYVKIIEAVQLAAQFIKGEKTPEQITPLPTDPILGVSHSRPSAMIKACGTAAFTSDIVMPDAVEIAVVRSFHMHAKIQKIDFSRAEKMPGFIGTLTAADIKGTNRLKYVVDDRPVLCEDRVRAMGDAVAAVVAQTREQALAAAQVVDVKYSLLPEVTTTHRALAPDAPRIHPHAPNLCFSQPLIKGDTDDGFKNASAVIEQNFSTQLNHQAPLEPENSVAYMEGEGQDAVLVVMGRSINIHLHKATLQTALGYDNIRYEEPFSGGQFGMKLEIFTEGIAAAAALKFKRPVRYIPSLAESMMTTSKRHPFDMQLKMGADENGKLTALEMDITVDNGAYHSIGNVIINRALHMLTSSYYVPNIKVHSKLVYTNNPWGSAARGAGPPQAHYALECAMNLLARKLNMDPLAFRRQNSLKPGLTKATGHVQDDVWPFPELCDDILPHYERALAEVKAHDNTGPVKRGVGLGAAAFGIGFPADKSTSTVELDPDDGVTVYAAAADPGEGNDSMLTQLAAQVLELPLDRVRAVTRTTAKTTAAGPASGSRVTLMVGGATVDALQQLKKAMDEVGSKTFKSFRAAERPTRYTGNKSTLQTAPLDPETGQGPSTESDTHAIQLAEVAVDTQTGEVKVLKMTAVVDAGPVINPNNLTGQMEGGMDMGVGYALREQYIAGKTKDWRTFKFPTMKTAFDMEVFYRQTHRKRGTLGSTGVGEMSMVSTAPAVINAIENACGALITNLPATPDKVLAAIKAPHTV, encoded by the coding sequence ATGAAAAAAATTAATTTAACAATCAATGGTTGTGAAAGACAGGTGGTTGCCGATGAAAATCTGGTTTTGCTTGATTTGCTCCGGGAGCAGTTACACCTGACCGGCACCAAACAATCCTGTGACAGAAAAGGGCAATGCGGTGCATGCACCGTCATCGTCAATAAAAAAGCGGTATTGTCGTGTCTGACCCGGGTAGATAAACTTGATGGAGCGTCGGTGATCTCCATTGAAGGTTTGGGCACACCGGATAACCCGCACCTTATCCAGCATGCGTTTGTGCTGACCGGCGCCATCCAGTGCGGTTTTTGTACGCCCGGCATGATCATGGCGGCCAAAGCCCTGCTGGACACCAACCTTAACCCTACGGTTGAAGAGATTAAACACGCCCTGCGCCGCAATATCTGCCGCTGCACAGGGTATGTAAAAATCATTGAAGCCGTGCAGCTGGCCGCCCAATTTATTAAGGGCGAAAAAACACCTGAACAGATCACGCCGTTGCCGACCGATCCTATACTCGGCGTTTCCCATTCCCGGCCGTCGGCCATGATCAAAGCATGCGGCACAGCCGCCTTCACCTCGGATATTGTCATGCCGGACGCGGTGGAAATCGCCGTGGTAAGAAGCTTCCACATGCATGCAAAAATTCAAAAAATCGATTTTTCCAGGGCCGAAAAAATGCCGGGGTTTATCGGCACACTGACGGCCGCAGATATCAAAGGCACCAACCGTTTGAAATATGTTGTGGACGACCGTCCCGTTCTGTGTGAAGACCGGGTGCGGGCCATGGGTGATGCGGTTGCCGCCGTGGTGGCCCAAACCCGTGAACAGGCATTGGCGGCCGCCCAGGTCGTGGACGTTAAATATTCTCTTTTACCGGAGGTAACCACCACCCACCGGGCCTTGGCACCTGACGCACCCCGGATTCACCCCCACGCGCCCAATCTATGCTTTTCCCAGCCATTGATTAAAGGGGATACGGATGACGGGTTTAAAAATGCATCAGCAGTGATTGAACAAAACTTTTCCACCCAGTTGAACCACCAGGCCCCCCTGGAACCTGAAAACAGTGTGGCCTACATGGAAGGAGAAGGACAGGATGCCGTTCTGGTGGTCATGGGCCGCAGTATTAACATCCATCTTCACAAGGCAACCCTGCAGACAGCGCTCGGATATGACAACATTCGCTATGAAGAGCCGTTTTCAGGTGGCCAGTTCGGCATGAAGCTGGAAATATTCACAGAGGGGATTGCGGCTGCAGCGGCATTGAAATTCAAGCGGCCCGTGCGGTATATCCCAAGCCTTGCCGAATCCATGATGACGACATCCAAACGTCATCCCTTTGATATGCAGTTGAAAATGGGCGCCGATGAAAACGGCAAACTCACAGCCCTTGAGATGGATATCACCGTGGACAACGGCGCGTATCACTCCATCGGCAACGTCATCATCAACCGGGCCCTTCACATGCTGACAAGCTCATATTATGTGCCCAACATCAAGGTGCATTCAAAACTGGTTTACACCAATAATCCATGGGGCAGTGCCGCCCGGGGGGCAGGCCCCCCACAGGCCCATTATGCCCTTGAGTGCGCCATGAATCTGCTTGCCCGAAAATTAAACATGGACCCGCTGGCGTTCAGGCGACAAAACAGCCTTAAGCCAGGGCTCACCAAGGCCACCGGCCATGTCCAGGACGATGTATGGCCCTTCCCCGAGCTGTGTGATGATATTTTGCCCCATTATGAAAGAGCCCTGGCAGAGGTAAAGGCCCATGACAATACAGGGCCTGTCAAACGCGGCGTCGGCCTTGGGGCTGCGGCCTTCGGCATTGGGTTTCCGGCGGATAAATCCACCTCGACGGTTGAGTTGGACCCCGATGATGGTGTCACCGTATACGCGGCAGCGGCAGACCCGGGTGAAGGCAATGATTCCATGCTGACCCAGCTTGCGGCACAGGTGCTGGAACTGCCCCTTGACAGGGTGCGTGCCGTCACCCGGACAACTGCGAAAACCACGGCAGCAGGCCCTGCGTCCGGCAGCAGGGTGACTCTTATGGTTGGCGGCGCCACAGTAGACGCCTTACAACAATTAAAAAAGGCCATGGATGAAGTTGGATCTAAGACGTTTAAATCCTTTAGGGCGGCAGAAAGACCCACCCGTTACACGGGCAATAAATCAACGCTCCAAACCGCACCCCTGGATCCGGAAACAGGCCAGGGACCGTCAACAGAGTCCGACACCCATGCCATTCAGCTGGCTGAAGTGGCAGTCGATACCCAGACAGGAGAGGTTAAGGTCTTAAAAATGACCGCTGTGGTTGACGCAGGGCCGGTCATCAACCCCAATAACCTCACAGGCCAGATGGAAGGCGGGATGGATATGGGAGTGGGATATGCCCTGCGTGAACAGTACATCGCCGGAAAAACAAAAGACTGGCGAACCTTTAAATTCCCGACCATGAAAACCGCCTTTGACATGGAGGTATTTTACAGACAAACGCACAGAAAACGGGGAACCCTTGGCTCCACCGGAGTGGGAGAAATGTCCATGGTATCAACTGCACCAGCTGTGATCAACGCCATTGAGAATGCCTGCGGCGCCTTGATTACCAATCTTCCGGCCACACCGGATAAGGTGCTTGCCGCAATAAAAGCGCCCCATACCGTTTAA